Proteins co-encoded in one Gadus morhua chromosome 6, gadMor3.0, whole genome shotgun sequence genomic window:
- the izumo1 gene encoding izumo sperm-egg fusion protein 1 isoform X1 produces MRPQLLVVSLLALCRMPAGRACLQCDRKTRLLHEDFLLSAASVEKQIALTMIRDHAYVTYRQTSQAHRGVSDPTTFYRVSTEYHSEFNRIKKTLQPGSGTIDAIQIMEKGRKILEKHLVIFIREGLCPNKCGQLYQRVIDCSSCKYKLYNCPSPPDQLDCGEHHLEAEEGDQAVLNCFLPWHSLIQGTPEYHFTWAPGPPGSTQLEESDFQTLVVTEEPSVVLNQLHAKEQGTYRCSLQDRKATVFSTVTFFLTVTALPTQTPIQLITLPTLPPRYTSSTLPLTRYQLLSIIATVTALSLVASIGLTVALGLTMKRKMKELRARRMVSVY; encoded by the exons ATGAGGCCACAGCTCTTGGTGGTTAGCCTGTTGGCCCTGTGTCGCATGCCTGCTGGGAGGGCCTGTCTGCAGTGTGACCGCAAGACCCGACTCCTGCACGAGGACTTCCTCCTGTCGGCTGCCAGCGTGGAGAAGCAGATTGCCCTCACGATGATCAGGGACCACGCCTATGTCACCTACAGGCAGACTAGCCAGGCACACCGTGGTGTCAGTG ATCCCACCACTTTTTACAGAGTAAGCACTGAGTACCACAGTGAATTCAATCGCATCAAGAAGACCCTGCAACCAG GTTCAGGGACAATTGACGCCATTCAAATCATGGAGAAGGGCCGGAAAATCTTAGAGAAGCACTTGGTTATTTTCATCCGTGAAG GACTGTGCCCTAACAAGTGTG GGCAGCTGTATCAAAGAGTGATAGACTGCTCCTCCTGCAAATACAAGTTATACAATTGTCCTTCTCCCCCAGACCAGCTGGACTGTGGCG AGCACCATTTGGAGGCTGAAGAAGGGGACCAGGCTGTGTTGAACTGTTTCCTGCCCTGGCACAGCCTGATTCAGGGAACACCAGAGTACCACTTTACctgggcccccggcccccctggaTCCACACAG CTGGAAGAGAGCGATTTCCAAACCCTGGTGGTCACCGAGGAGCCGTCGGTGGTGCTGAATCAGCTGCACGCGAAAGAACAAGGGACGTACCGCTGTTCACTGCAGGACCGCAAGGCCACGGTCTTCTCCACAGTCACCTTCTTCCTCACTG TCACAGCTCTGCCCACCCAAACTCCCATACAGCTAATAACGTTGCCCACCCTGCCTCCAAGATACACCTCCTCGACTCTTCCACTTACCAGATACCAGTTGCTGTCTATCATTGCCACGGTGACCGCCCTCAGCCTGGTAGCCAGCATAGGCCTCACAGTGGCCCTTGG ACTGAcaatgaagaggaagatgaaggagCTAAGAGCAAGGAGAATGGTGTCAGTTTATTAA
- the izumo1 gene encoding izumo sperm-egg fusion protein 1 isoform X2, which produces MQTFMRPQLLVVSLLALCRMPAGRACLQCDRKTRLLHEDFLLSAASVEKQIALTMIRDHAYVTYRQTSQAHRGVSDPTTFYRVSTEYHSEFNRIKKTLQPGSGTIDAIQIMEKGRKILEKHLVIFIREGLCPNKCDQLDCGEHHLEAEEGDQAVLNCFLPWHSLIQGTPEYHFTWAPGPPGSTQLEESDFQTLVVTEEPSVVLNQLHAKEQGTYRCSLQDRKATVFSTVTFFLTVTALPTQTPIQLITLPTLPPRYTSSTLPLTRYQLLSIIATVTALSLVASIGLTVALGLTMKRKMKELRARRMVSVY; this is translated from the exons ATGC AGACATTCATGAGGCCACAGCTCTTGGTGGTTAGCCTGTTGGCCCTGTGTCGCATGCCTGCTGGGAGGGCCTGTCTGCAGTGTGACCGCAAGACCCGACTCCTGCACGAGGACTTCCTCCTGTCGGCTGCCAGCGTGGAGAAGCAGATTGCCCTCACGATGATCAGGGACCACGCCTATGTCACCTACAGGCAGACTAGCCAGGCACACCGTGGTGTCAGTG ATCCCACCACTTTTTACAGAGTAAGCACTGAGTACCACAGTGAATTCAATCGCATCAAGAAGACCCTGCAACCAG GTTCAGGGACAATTGACGCCATTCAAATCATGGAGAAGGGCCGGAAAATCTTAGAGAAGCACTTGGTTATTTTCATCCGTGAAG GACTGTGCCCTAACAAGTGTG ACCAGCTGGACTGTGGCG AGCACCATTTGGAGGCTGAAGAAGGGGACCAGGCTGTGTTGAACTGTTTCCTGCCCTGGCACAGCCTGATTCAGGGAACACCAGAGTACCACTTTACctgggcccccggcccccctggaTCCACACAG CTGGAAGAGAGCGATTTCCAAACCCTGGTGGTCACCGAGGAGCCGTCGGTGGTGCTGAATCAGCTGCACGCGAAAGAACAAGGGACGTACCGCTGTTCACTGCAGGACCGCAAGGCCACGGTCTTCTCCACAGTCACCTTCTTCCTCACTG TCACAGCTCTGCCCACCCAAACTCCCATACAGCTAATAACGTTGCCCACCCTGCCTCCAAGATACACCTCCTCGACTCTTCCACTTACCAGATACCAGTTGCTGTCTATCATTGCCACGGTGACCGCCCTCAGCCTGGTAGCCAGCATAGGCCTCACAGTGGCCCTTGG ACTGAcaatgaagaggaagatgaaggagCTAAGAGCAAGGAGAATGGTGTCAGTTTATTAA
- the izumo1 gene encoding izumo sperm-egg fusion protein 1 isoform X3 has product MQTFMRPQLLVVSLLALCRMPAGRACLQCDRKTRLLHEDFLLSAASVEKQIALTMIRDHAYVTYRQTSQAHRGVSDPTTFYRVSTEYHSEFNRIKKTLQPGSGTIDAIQIMEKGRKILEKHLVIFIREGLCPNKCEHHLEAEEGDQAVLNCFLPWHSLIQGTPEYHFTWAPGPPGSTQLEESDFQTLVVTEEPSVVLNQLHAKEQGTYRCSLQDRKATVFSTVTFFLTVTALPTQTPIQLITLPTLPPRYTSSTLPLTRYQLLSIIATVTALSLVASIGLTVALGLTMKRKMKELRARRMVSVY; this is encoded by the exons ATGC AGACATTCATGAGGCCACAGCTCTTGGTGGTTAGCCTGTTGGCCCTGTGTCGCATGCCTGCTGGGAGGGCCTGTCTGCAGTGTGACCGCAAGACCCGACTCCTGCACGAGGACTTCCTCCTGTCGGCTGCCAGCGTGGAGAAGCAGATTGCCCTCACGATGATCAGGGACCACGCCTATGTCACCTACAGGCAGACTAGCCAGGCACACCGTGGTGTCAGTG ATCCCACCACTTTTTACAGAGTAAGCACTGAGTACCACAGTGAATTCAATCGCATCAAGAAGACCCTGCAACCAG GTTCAGGGACAATTGACGCCATTCAAATCATGGAGAAGGGCCGGAAAATCTTAGAGAAGCACTTGGTTATTTTCATCCGTGAAG GACTGTGCCCTAACAAGTGTG AGCACCATTTGGAGGCTGAAGAAGGGGACCAGGCTGTGTTGAACTGTTTCCTGCCCTGGCACAGCCTGATTCAGGGAACACCAGAGTACCACTTTACctgggcccccggcccccctggaTCCACACAG CTGGAAGAGAGCGATTTCCAAACCCTGGTGGTCACCGAGGAGCCGTCGGTGGTGCTGAATCAGCTGCACGCGAAAGAACAAGGGACGTACCGCTGTTCACTGCAGGACCGCAAGGCCACGGTCTTCTCCACAGTCACCTTCTTCCTCACTG TCACAGCTCTGCCCACCCAAACTCCCATACAGCTAATAACGTTGCCCACCCTGCCTCCAAGATACACCTCCTCGACTCTTCCACTTACCAGATACCAGTTGCTGTCTATCATTGCCACGGTGACCGCCCTCAGCCTGGTAGCCAGCATAGGCCTCACAGTGGCCCTTGG ACTGAcaatgaagaggaagatgaaggagCTAAGAGCAAGGAGAATGGTGTCAGTTTATTAA